One Odontesthes bonariensis isolate fOdoBon6 chromosome 17, fOdoBon6.hap1, whole genome shotgun sequence genomic window carries:
- the jade1 gene encoding protein Jade-1 isoform X1: MWNAGQAELTAKTALHFKLKHRLTSARRALVLTPELHSLTTMKRNRHPSSSDDSDDGSNSTCWSQHSSQHRRGTGQKPSEVFRTDLITAMKLHDSYQLNPEDYYVLADPWRQEWEKGVQVPVSPQSIPQPVARVLAEKGKEVMFIRPKKLIRTSGTEVLGYVDIRTLAEGMCRYDLNEEDVSWLQKTNEEFAEMALPPLDESTMERVMEEFERCCHENMSHAVETEEGLGIEYDEDVVCDVCQSPDGEDNNEMVFCDKCNICVHQACYGIQKVPKGSWLCRICALGILPKCQLCPKKGGAMKPTRSGTKWVHVSCALWIPEVSIGNPEKMEPITNVSHIPSNRWALICCLCKEKTGACIQCSAKNCRTAFHVTCGLHASLEMNTILTEDDEVKFKSYCPKHSGLEGAESRERDSGDEEEEKEKEGARDKKGRRRGRVRGEDGAACFSSSSYVHPQLDKPPINQEELSSRQQEKRVSLRKLKLQEMEEEFYQFVEVEEVANNLKLPPEVVDFLYQYWKLKRKANFNQPLLTPKKDEEESLARREQEVLLRRLQLFTHLRQDLERVRNLTYMVTRREKMKRSLWRVQEQIFQHQVRLLDHELLSGDPSAKDLEKLFSLGWLSSQGSQSSASLGHSGLKTKRGSQKQERRKSSDRKSSSDSSHGHKKDNQSKLPEMKESKSSRTTDAAGDAKIQKPDLSQEGPFPKLPKPEVIQETTTVKPHKPESRKGSKREASGPEAEDLVGQKQEQEERGRKRRSDVTESFPCQVKNKFGSKHLEKTVSIRLVDIRNSDSDEYFIDEGMAKRNAVSLDVTSNTKFSKASVVPDTSAAYKTNGWLRKAPNNGSNSPNGPVSGHLKSWGKFRIPKRSEKPLSATLKMQEQAEQRKPLLRPLTNTPAPAYPRTRLRTGTENDGYTSDSKAGDGEVEPCVKRCHSHELRGDSTLGRRYGSDIIRRGVLAS; the protein is encoded by the exons atgtggaATGCGGGTCAAGCGGAACTCACGGCAAAAACTGCGCTTCACTTCAAACTCAAACACCGGCTTACATCGGCCCGACGTGCTCT TGTCCTCACGCCGGAGCTACACAGTCTGACGACCATGAAAAGAAACAGGCACCCCAGCAGCAGTGATGACTCGGATGATGGaa GCAATTCCACCTGCTGGTCTCAACACTCGTCACAGCACAGGAGGGGAACGGGGCAGAAGCCCTCCGAG GTTTTCAGGACAGACCTGATCACAGCCATGAAACTGCACGACTCGTACCAGCTGAACCCAGAGGACTACTATGTCCTTGCTGATCCATGGAGACAGGAGTGGGAGAAAGGTGTCCAAGTTCCCGTCAGCCCCCAGTCCATCCCACAGCCTGTTGCCAG AGTACTGGCAGAGAAAGGAAAGGAGGTCATGTTTATCAGGCCAAAGAAGTTGATCCGGACGTCAGGCACCGAGGTGCTCGGCTACGTGGACATCCGGACGCTGGCAGAGGGGATGTGCCGCTACGACCTGAACGAGGAGGACGTCTCCTGGCTGCAGAAAACAAACGAGGAGTTTGCAGAGATGG CCCTGCCGCCGCTGGATGAGAGCACAATGGAGCGGGTGATGGAGGAGTTTGAGCGCTGTTGCCACGAAAACATGTCGCACGCAGTGGAGACGGAGGAGGGGCTGGGCATCGAGTATGACGAGGACGTGGTGTGCGACGTTTGCCAGTCGCCAGACGGGGAGGACAACAACGAGATGGTGTTCTGCGATAAGTGTAACATTTGCGTTCATCAG GCGTGTTACGGCATACAGAAAGTCCCAAAAGGCAGCTGGCTGTGCCGGATCTGCGCTCTCGGCATCCTCCCAAAGTGCCAGTTGTGTCCTAAAAAGGGTGGAGCCATGAAGCCGACCAGAAGTGGAACCAAATGGGTCCACGTTAGCTGTGCCTTGTGGATTCCAGAG GTGAGCATCGGGAATCCAGAGAAGATGGAGCCGATCACCAACGTGTCCCACATTCCCAGCAACAGATGGGCCCTGATCTGCTGCCTGTGCAAAGAGAAGACTGGAGCCTGCATACAG TGCTCAGCGAAAAACTGCCGGACTGCCTTCCACGTGACGTGCGGCCTCCATGCCAGCCTTGAAATGAACACCATCCTCACCGAGGACGACGAGGTGAAGTTCAAGTCCTACTGCCCCAAACACTCTGGGCTGGAAGGCGCCGAGTCCAGGGAACGAGACTCGggggacgaggaggaggagaaggagaaggagggtGCCAGAGACAagaaaggaaggaggagaggcaggGTGAGAGGGGAGGACGGCGCCGCCTGCTTCTCTTCATCGTCCTACGTCCATCCTCAGCTCGACAAACCACCCATCAACCAAGAGGAGCTCAGCAGCCGCCAGCAAGAGAAAAGAGTCAGCCTTCGCAAGCTGAAACTgcaggagatggaggaagagTTCTACCAGTttgtggaggtggaggaggtggccAATAACCTGAAGCTGCCACCAGAGGTGGTGGACTTCCTTTACCAGTACTGGAAACTGAAACGCAAAGCCAACTTTAACCAGCCGCTACTCACACCCAAGAAGGACGAGGAGGAGAGCCTGGCCCGCCGGGAGCAGGAGGTCCTCCTGCGACGGCTGCAGCTCTTCACCCACCTCCGACAGGACCTGGAGAGG GTCCGTAACCTGACGTACATGGTGACCCGGAGGGAGAAGATGAAGCGCTCGCTGTGGAGGGTCCAGGAGCAGATCTTCCAGCACCAAGTCCGACTGCTCGACCACGAGCTGCTCAGTG GTGATCCTTCTGCAAAGGATCTGGAGAAGCTTTTCTCTCTGGGCTGGTTATCTTCTCAGGGCTCCCAGTCCAGCGCCTCCTTGGGCCACTCTGGGCTGAAGACCAAACGAGGGTCTCAGAAGCAGGAAAGgagaaaaagcagtgacagaaaGAGCTCGTCTGACTCATCGCACGGTCACAAGAAGGACAATCAGAGCAAGCTGCCGGAGATGAAGGAAAGCAAAAGCTCCCGAACCACAGACGCTGCAGGTGACGCCAAAATCCAAAAGCCAGACCTGAGCCAGGAGGGGCCGTTCCCAAAGCTTCCGAAGCCAGAGGTCATTCAGGAAACTACTACCGTCAAGCCGCACAAACCTGAGAGCAGGAAAGGCTCCAAAAGGGAGGCCTCAGGACCAGAAGCTGAAGATCTGGTGGGACAGAAACAAGAGCAGGAGGAGCGgggaaggaagaggaggagcgaCGTCACGGAAAGCTTCCCCTGCCAGGTGAAGAACAAGTTTGGGTCAAAACATCTGGAGAAAACTGTGTCCATCAGGCTTGTGGATATCAGAAACTCTGACTCAGATGAGTATTTCATAGATGAAGGAATGGCCAAAAGAAACGCCGTCTCTCTGGACGTGACATCCAACACTAAGTTTAGCAAAGCCAGCGTGGTTCCGGACACCTCTGCTGCCTATAAAACCAACGGCTGGCTGAGAAAGGCCCCCAACAACGGCTCCAACTCGCCTAACGGACCCGTCTCCGGACATCTGAAAAGTTGGGGGAAGTTTCGGATCCCCAAAAGGAGCGAGAAGCCTCTGAGTGCGACTTTGAAGATGCAGGAGCAGGCGGAGCAACGCAAGCCTCTGCTCAGACCGCTGACCAACACGCCGGCGCCGGCGTACCCCAGGACACGACTCCGCACGGGGACAGAAAACGACGGCTACACCTCTGACTCCAAAGCCGGCGACGGGGAGGTGGAGCCCTGCGTGAAACGATGCCACTCCCACGAGCTGCGAGGGGACTCGACTCTCGGGCGCCGCTACGGGTCCGACATCATCCGCCGAGGCGTGCTGGCCTCCTGA
- the asmt2 gene encoding acetylserotonin O-methyltransferase 2, with protein MAEHLSQSELDYPFKLLEYINGFRVSKVIFSACELGVFDLLLKSQEALSAQHVAQELGSNVDGMERLLDALVGIEILEVEKTGGTALYSSTDVANLYLAKGSAKSLHDMIIYQSQTIYPLWNNMVDAVREGKNQNEKTFGLPSEDVFQALYRSEEEMKKFMGLMNSSWVLDGHDIVTAFNLSCFQRIVDLGGCTGALAHEIAKAYPSSSVTVFDLPKVVEAAQKHFWQENDAVAFQTGDFFSGEIPGADLYVLARIIHDWPEEKCVTLLKKIYDSCKPGGGVLLVEAMLFENRRGPVMAQIFSLNMLVQAEGRERPPSKYTHMLNKTGFQDVQVCRTGKSYDAILAIR; from the exons ATGGCAGAGCATCTCTCCCAGAGTGAGCTGGACTACCCATTCAAACTTCTGGAGTATATCAACGGCTTCAGGGTGTCAAAG GTGATATTTTCGGCCTGTGAGCTGGGAGTGTTTGACCTCCTGCTGAAGTCCCAGGAAGCCCTGAGTGCCCAGCACGTGGCCCAGGAGCTGGGCAGCAATGTGGACGGGATGGAGAGGTTGCTGGATGCCCTGGTGGGCATCGAGATCCTGGAGGTGGAGAAGACGGGTGGGacag CGTTGTACAGCAGCACTGATGTGGCCAACCTTTACTTGGCCAAGGGCAGCGCCAAGTCTCTTCATGACATGATCATCTACCAGTCCCAGACCATCTACCCGCTGTGGAACAACATGGTGGATGCCGTCAG GGAGGGAAAGAATCAGAATGAAAAGACATTCGGTCTTCCGTCTGAAGATGTCTTCCAAGCTCTTTACAG ATCAGAGGAGGAGATGAAGAAATTCATGGGTCTGATGAACTCCTCATGGGTCCTTGATGGACACGACATCGTGACAGCGTTCAACCTCTCTTGCTTTCAGAGGATCGTGGATCTCGGAG GTTGCACTGGTGCTCTGGCCCATGAGATTGCGAAGGCCTATCCCTCGTCTTCCGTGACCGTGTTCGACCTGCCTAAAGTTGTCGAAGCAGCTCAGAAACATTTCTGGCAGGAGAACGATGCTGTCGCATTTCAAACTG GAGATTTCTTCAGCGGTGAAATCCCTGGTGCTGATTTATACGTTCTGGCCAGAATTATTCACGACTGGCCTGAGGAGAAGTGCGTGACACTGCTGAAGAAGATATATGACTCTTGTAAACCCG GCGGCGGTGTCCTGCTGGTGGAGGCGATGCTGTTTGAAAACAGGCGTGGGCCTGTCATGGCTCAGATTTTCTCCCTCAACATGCTGGTGCAGGCTGAGGGCAGGGAGCGCCCACCGTCCAAATACACCCACATGCTCAACAAGACAGGCTTCCAAGACGTTCAGGTCTGCAGAACTGGCAAGTCCTACGACGCCATCTTGGCCATCAGATGA
- the jade1 gene encoding protein Jade-1 isoform X2, whose product MKRNRHPSSSDDSDDGSNSTCWSQHSSQHRRGTGQKPSEVFRTDLITAMKLHDSYQLNPEDYYVLADPWRQEWEKGVQVPVSPQSIPQPVARVLAEKGKEVMFIRPKKLIRTSGTEVLGYVDIRTLAEGMCRYDLNEEDVSWLQKTNEEFAEMALPPLDESTMERVMEEFERCCHENMSHAVETEEGLGIEYDEDVVCDVCQSPDGEDNNEMVFCDKCNICVHQACYGIQKVPKGSWLCRICALGILPKCQLCPKKGGAMKPTRSGTKWVHVSCALWIPEVSIGNPEKMEPITNVSHIPSNRWALICCLCKEKTGACIQCSAKNCRTAFHVTCGLHASLEMNTILTEDDEVKFKSYCPKHSGLEGAESRERDSGDEEEEKEKEGARDKKGRRRGRVRGEDGAACFSSSSYVHPQLDKPPINQEELSSRQQEKRVSLRKLKLQEMEEEFYQFVEVEEVANNLKLPPEVVDFLYQYWKLKRKANFNQPLLTPKKDEEESLARREQEVLLRRLQLFTHLRQDLERVRNLTYMVTRREKMKRSLWRVQEQIFQHQVRLLDHELLSGDPSAKDLEKLFSLGWLSSQGSQSSASLGHSGLKTKRGSQKQERRKSSDRKSSSDSSHGHKKDNQSKLPEMKESKSSRTTDAAGDAKIQKPDLSQEGPFPKLPKPEVIQETTTVKPHKPESRKGSKREASGPEAEDLVGQKQEQEERGRKRRSDVTESFPCQVKNKFGSKHLEKTVSIRLVDIRNSDSDEYFIDEGMAKRNAVSLDVTSNTKFSKASVVPDTSAAYKTNGWLRKAPNNGSNSPNGPVSGHLKSWGKFRIPKRSEKPLSATLKMQEQAEQRKPLLRPLTNTPAPAYPRTRLRTGTENDGYTSDSKAGDGEVEPCVKRCHSHELRGDSTLGRRYGSDIIRRGVLAS is encoded by the exons ATGAAAAGAAACAGGCACCCCAGCAGCAGTGATGACTCGGATGATGGaa GCAATTCCACCTGCTGGTCTCAACACTCGTCACAGCACAGGAGGGGAACGGGGCAGAAGCCCTCCGAG GTTTTCAGGACAGACCTGATCACAGCCATGAAACTGCACGACTCGTACCAGCTGAACCCAGAGGACTACTATGTCCTTGCTGATCCATGGAGACAGGAGTGGGAGAAAGGTGTCCAAGTTCCCGTCAGCCCCCAGTCCATCCCACAGCCTGTTGCCAG AGTACTGGCAGAGAAAGGAAAGGAGGTCATGTTTATCAGGCCAAAGAAGTTGATCCGGACGTCAGGCACCGAGGTGCTCGGCTACGTGGACATCCGGACGCTGGCAGAGGGGATGTGCCGCTACGACCTGAACGAGGAGGACGTCTCCTGGCTGCAGAAAACAAACGAGGAGTTTGCAGAGATGG CCCTGCCGCCGCTGGATGAGAGCACAATGGAGCGGGTGATGGAGGAGTTTGAGCGCTGTTGCCACGAAAACATGTCGCACGCAGTGGAGACGGAGGAGGGGCTGGGCATCGAGTATGACGAGGACGTGGTGTGCGACGTTTGCCAGTCGCCAGACGGGGAGGACAACAACGAGATGGTGTTCTGCGATAAGTGTAACATTTGCGTTCATCAG GCGTGTTACGGCATACAGAAAGTCCCAAAAGGCAGCTGGCTGTGCCGGATCTGCGCTCTCGGCATCCTCCCAAAGTGCCAGTTGTGTCCTAAAAAGGGTGGAGCCATGAAGCCGACCAGAAGTGGAACCAAATGGGTCCACGTTAGCTGTGCCTTGTGGATTCCAGAG GTGAGCATCGGGAATCCAGAGAAGATGGAGCCGATCACCAACGTGTCCCACATTCCCAGCAACAGATGGGCCCTGATCTGCTGCCTGTGCAAAGAGAAGACTGGAGCCTGCATACAG TGCTCAGCGAAAAACTGCCGGACTGCCTTCCACGTGACGTGCGGCCTCCATGCCAGCCTTGAAATGAACACCATCCTCACCGAGGACGACGAGGTGAAGTTCAAGTCCTACTGCCCCAAACACTCTGGGCTGGAAGGCGCCGAGTCCAGGGAACGAGACTCGggggacgaggaggaggagaaggagaaggagggtGCCAGAGACAagaaaggaaggaggagaggcaggGTGAGAGGGGAGGACGGCGCCGCCTGCTTCTCTTCATCGTCCTACGTCCATCCTCAGCTCGACAAACCACCCATCAACCAAGAGGAGCTCAGCAGCCGCCAGCAAGAGAAAAGAGTCAGCCTTCGCAAGCTGAAACTgcaggagatggaggaagagTTCTACCAGTttgtggaggtggaggaggtggccAATAACCTGAAGCTGCCACCAGAGGTGGTGGACTTCCTTTACCAGTACTGGAAACTGAAACGCAAAGCCAACTTTAACCAGCCGCTACTCACACCCAAGAAGGACGAGGAGGAGAGCCTGGCCCGCCGGGAGCAGGAGGTCCTCCTGCGACGGCTGCAGCTCTTCACCCACCTCCGACAGGACCTGGAGAGG GTCCGTAACCTGACGTACATGGTGACCCGGAGGGAGAAGATGAAGCGCTCGCTGTGGAGGGTCCAGGAGCAGATCTTCCAGCACCAAGTCCGACTGCTCGACCACGAGCTGCTCAGTG GTGATCCTTCTGCAAAGGATCTGGAGAAGCTTTTCTCTCTGGGCTGGTTATCTTCTCAGGGCTCCCAGTCCAGCGCCTCCTTGGGCCACTCTGGGCTGAAGACCAAACGAGGGTCTCAGAAGCAGGAAAGgagaaaaagcagtgacagaaaGAGCTCGTCTGACTCATCGCACGGTCACAAGAAGGACAATCAGAGCAAGCTGCCGGAGATGAAGGAAAGCAAAAGCTCCCGAACCACAGACGCTGCAGGTGACGCCAAAATCCAAAAGCCAGACCTGAGCCAGGAGGGGCCGTTCCCAAAGCTTCCGAAGCCAGAGGTCATTCAGGAAACTACTACCGTCAAGCCGCACAAACCTGAGAGCAGGAAAGGCTCCAAAAGGGAGGCCTCAGGACCAGAAGCTGAAGATCTGGTGGGACAGAAACAAGAGCAGGAGGAGCGgggaaggaagaggaggagcgaCGTCACGGAAAGCTTCCCCTGCCAGGTGAAGAACAAGTTTGGGTCAAAACATCTGGAGAAAACTGTGTCCATCAGGCTTGTGGATATCAGAAACTCTGACTCAGATGAGTATTTCATAGATGAAGGAATGGCCAAAAGAAACGCCGTCTCTCTGGACGTGACATCCAACACTAAGTTTAGCAAAGCCAGCGTGGTTCCGGACACCTCTGCTGCCTATAAAACCAACGGCTGGCTGAGAAAGGCCCCCAACAACGGCTCCAACTCGCCTAACGGACCCGTCTCCGGACATCTGAAAAGTTGGGGGAAGTTTCGGATCCCCAAAAGGAGCGAGAAGCCTCTGAGTGCGACTTTGAAGATGCAGGAGCAGGCGGAGCAACGCAAGCCTCTGCTCAGACCGCTGACCAACACGCCGGCGCCGGCGTACCCCAGGACACGACTCCGCACGGGGACAGAAAACGACGGCTACACCTCTGACTCCAAAGCCGGCGACGGGGAGGTGGAGCCCTGCGTGAAACGATGCCACTCCCACGAGCTGCGAGGGGACTCGACTCTCGGGCGCCGCTACGGGTCCGACATCATCCGCCGAGGCGTGCTGGCCTCCTGA